The following proteins are co-located in the Spirosoma montaniterrae genome:
- a CDS encoding WG repeat-containing protein has translation MTIDELREWIKDEIVLHEGDVAEWEWRKKGLTTEAKAIGLSDADFSRLVNQVSLSVQPDFGKISVVRDSILTLARQRRGKLTPADVETLVKQAEPARLSRAFVADKWIPALVQTLPVETEAVTPPPVVENAPIVEPATTPGETAESMRRKVTDSLDDFKGRIPAPAIRSLFRTINFDEAELAVAIWSYLQIHEYVPERELISDSLREKLVSTDWRVRQPEPELSPLPREQDLPPPPAPIVHTFTATPGRVRSGQDVRLEWDVANLLAVTVDDVGEGLSPQNWARVNPRKTTEYTLFDALNNPLSTVRVEVIPSDRSGLYGVLFALALLALIYFFIRNTNNTSQQRQTDPPARVEKRDVTEPAQPRKKQRRQETASVSTDEASDYRTQLPAPKKEIETDYDEILDDAGQFGERKARKGNRWGLWTDDGWLIRPKYDDITEFRNGRATVINNGNDYQIDPEGKRIRE, from the coding sequence ATGACGATTGACGAACTGCGCGAGTGGATTAAAGACGAAATTGTACTGCACGAAGGCGACGTGGCCGAGTGGGAATGGCGCAAAAAGGGCCTGACCACCGAAGCCAAAGCCATCGGTTTGTCAGATGCCGATTTCAGCCGGTTGGTCAATCAGGTAAGCTTGAGTGTTCAGCCCGATTTTGGTAAAATCAGCGTTGTTCGCGACAGTATTCTAACGCTGGCCCGGCAACGACGCGGCAAACTGACCCCCGCCGACGTAGAGACACTGGTAAAACAGGCCGAACCAGCGCGGCTGTCGCGGGCGTTTGTGGCTGATAAGTGGATACCGGCACTGGTCCAAACGCTGCCTGTTGAAACGGAGGCCGTAACGCCACCGCCCGTTGTTGAGAATGCTCCGATTGTTGAACCGGCAACAACGCCCGGCGAAACTGCCGAGAGTATGCGCCGGAAAGTCACGGATAGCTTAGACGATTTCAAAGGACGGATTCCCGCTCCAGCCATTCGGTCATTGTTTCGAACCATTAATTTCGACGAAGCCGAACTCGCCGTTGCCATCTGGAGTTACCTCCAAATCCATGAGTACGTTCCTGAGCGTGAACTCATTAGTGATTCGCTTCGTGAGAAGTTGGTGTCGACCGACTGGCGGGTTCGCCAGCCCGAACCAGAATTATCGCCCCTTCCCCGCGAACAAGACCTGCCACCACCGCCTGCACCCATCGTGCACACGTTTACAGCCACGCCCGGTCGGGTACGCAGCGGGCAGGACGTTCGGCTCGAGTGGGACGTGGCTAACCTGCTGGCTGTTACGGTCGATGACGTGGGCGAAGGGCTGAGTCCGCAAAACTGGGCGCGGGTCAACCCCCGAAAGACCACCGAGTATACCCTGTTCGACGCGCTGAACAACCCGCTCAGCACTGTGCGTGTAGAAGTGATCCCGAGTGACCGCAGCGGCTTATACGGTGTGCTGTTCGCGCTGGCCCTGCTGGCCCTGATTTATTTCTTCATACGCAATACAAACAATACGAGTCAGCAGCGGCAAACTGACCCGCCTGCTCGGGTAGAAAAGCGGGACGTGACTGAGCCGGCACAACCCCGAAAGAAGCAAAGAAGGCAGGAAACGGCGTCGGTGTCTACCGATGAAGCTTCGGATTACCGCACACAGCTACCAGCTCCGAAAAAGGAAATAGAGACCGACTACGACGAAATTCTGGACGATGCCGGGCAGTTTGGCGAACGCAAAGCCCGCAAAGGCAACCGCTGGGGCCTCTGGACCGACGATGGCTGGCTTATTCGACCCAAATACGACGACATTACCGAATTTCGCAACGGTCGGGCCACGGTCATCAACAATGGCAACGATTACCAGATCGACCCCGAAGGCAAGCGCATTCGGGAGTAA
- a CDS encoding PKD domain-containing protein, with protein MRQCVLYFLLLTSLTACEPFDLTRKNFPVCAKPSADIGITIDRLDVTFFVENPQGDIGAIGWDPGDGRGINRVGSRVTYNYAQPGTYTVTLTLVNSCDDKFTLSRIITVRN; from the coding sequence ATGCGACAGTGCGTTCTATACTTCCTTCTTTTGACCAGCCTGACGGCCTGCGAACCATTTGACCTGACCCGAAAGAATTTTCCGGTCTGTGCCAAACCATCGGCAGACATTGGCATAACCATCGACCGACTCGACGTGACGTTCTTCGTAGAAAATCCACAGGGCGACATTGGAGCCATTGGCTGGGACCCCGGCGATGGACGCGGCATAAATCGGGTTGGGTCACGCGTGACGTACAATTACGCCCAGCCCGGCACCTATACCGTTACGCTAACGCTCGTTAATTCGTGCGACGATAAGTTTACCCTGTCTCGCATTATCACTGTCCGCAACTAA
- a CDS encoding PAS domain S-box protein — MRWSAKTKDELVAEIQRLHTERNGTTRSDALPAFDVRHTLDQLNLVGVTLDRDGTLTYVNPYTYRVTAWQPDDILGRNFFDVFIPAADRARLELDFEEALAKGGFPDQREISLLTRSGASRNVQINSFIVNAPTGQTGVSSFTVVGEDVTNKRRVASALSNTNAQLQDLVDNTSDLIQLLTLDGKFIFVNRAWRDVLGYGSDEISALNLRDVLHPDYADSTLALLKRIQQGDKLPYVETVFRSKAGKTLFLSGSVNCRFDNGKPTAFRCILHDTTGKIRAEKSQKLYYSIANWTINTPNLDELYHKIHEELGNIIDARNFFIALYDSGKTYLSFPYYVDEYFGGNMRFTKRKLGNGLTEYTIRANKPLFLYEKDIRHLAEQHQIDLYGQLQPQVMLTAPLRIGDEITGIIGVKSYDDAQTYGPRDLELLEFISGQVALAIARKQAEAALDKQNARLNAMFDSSTYLIWSVNKALQLTSFNKNYLHLVEENVGETPRLYGNAPNLGWRMIGPEGRKLLEEKYRQAFRGVPQSFELRIDGERRDNTEVWLDFQLNPILLSGGIIEEVSGIARDITIRKRAEIATRQSEEKFRGIFENLQDIYARVDRTGRVTMISPSVFKRMGYTPDEVLGQDVMQYFVDKSVIRKAMLKLVRNHSLRNFEVSMRRKDGSERQFMFNMLLLQDEHGHYSVVAVLARDITELKRQSAELVKAKEEAERSLKVKERFLANMSHEIRTPMNGVIGMIDLLTDTQLDDEQRGYVKTIKRSSETLLNILNDILDLSKIEAGKMALHESPVAFAEIFEKLIALFGQQANSKNNRLTYHLGPDLPTFVIADQTRLLQILSNLTSNAIKFTENGTVRVEASLISKRGKFNRIRVSVIDSGIGISPENINLLFNSFSQVDESSRKSFGGTGLGLAISKELAHLMKGEVGVESEVGKGSTFWFTIELKETAISPTQQHTEVAEISLANFFSTYHPQVLLVDDNAVNRKVASEILRKAGCVVTTADSGPNAIACFAQGTPFDVIFMDIQMPDMDGVETTRHLREQFGSQLPVIVAMTAYSMREDRERFISQGLDDYIAKPIRAQSLIAKVKEIVDVKLKAAGEGQQQTPPKATLQTDSLLPIIDESIVQQLREIGGQELVDSIMEEFVTEATDLVKGAVDAYALGDIPTVKSHLHTLKGSAGTIGVARVADIARAAEGKLKVNDTSGLADALQALENAFDEFLKAQD, encoded by the coding sequence ATGCGCTGGTCCGCTAAAACAAAAGACGAATTAGTAGCCGAAATTCAGCGACTGCATACAGAGCGTAACGGAACTACCCGATCCGACGCCCTGCCCGCATTTGATGTTCGGCATACGCTCGATCAGCTTAACCTCGTGGGCGTAACCCTCGACCGCGACGGTACCCTCACCTACGTAAACCCGTACACCTACCGCGTTACGGCCTGGCAACCTGACGACATTCTGGGCCGCAACTTCTTCGATGTTTTCATTCCGGCTGCCGACCGCGCCCGGCTCGAACTCGATTTTGAGGAAGCTCTTGCCAAAGGCGGTTTCCCCGATCAGCGTGAAATCAGTTTGCTTACCCGCAGCGGAGCCAGCCGTAACGTTCAGATCAATTCGTTCATTGTCAACGCACCCACCGGGCAAACTGGTGTGTCTTCGTTTACAGTAGTAGGCGAAGACGTTACTAACAAACGGCGCGTGGCCTCGGCCCTGTCCAATACGAACGCGCAGTTGCAGGATTTGGTCGATAACACGTCCGACCTGATTCAACTGCTCACGCTCGACGGCAAATTTATCTTTGTAAACCGGGCCTGGCGCGATGTGCTGGGTTACGGCTCCGACGAAATTTCGGCCCTGAACCTGCGCGACGTACTGCACCCCGATTACGCGGATAGCACACTGGCCCTGCTCAAACGAATTCAACAGGGTGATAAATTGCCCTACGTTGAAACCGTTTTCAGAAGTAAAGCCGGTAAAACGCTGTTTTTGTCGGGCAGCGTAAACTGCCGGTTCGATAATGGTAAACCAACCGCTTTCCGCTGTATCCTTCATGATACTACCGGCAAAATTCGGGCCGAAAAATCGCAGAAGCTGTATTACAGTATTGCCAACTGGACTATCAACACGCCAAACCTCGATGAACTGTACCACAAGATTCACGAAGAACTTGGCAATATTATCGACGCCCGCAACTTCTTTATTGCCCTCTACGACTCCGGCAAAACATATTTGTCGTTTCCGTACTACGTCGATGAGTACTTCGGCGGTAACATGCGATTTACTAAACGAAAGTTAGGCAATGGCCTGACTGAGTACACTATTCGGGCTAATAAACCGCTGTTTCTGTACGAAAAAGATATTCGTCACTTAGCCGAGCAACATCAGATTGACTTATACGGCCAACTTCAGCCGCAGGTGATGCTGACGGCCCCGCTCCGTATTGGCGACGAGATTACGGGCATCATCGGCGTGAAATCATACGACGACGCGCAAACCTACGGCCCCCGCGACCTCGAATTGCTTGAGTTTATTTCGGGGCAGGTAGCCTTAGCCATTGCCCGAAAACAGGCCGAAGCTGCCCTCGATAAGCAGAATGCCCGCCTGAACGCCATGTTCGACAGCAGCACCTACCTGATCTGGTCGGTTAATAAAGCCCTGCAACTCACGTCGTTCAATAAAAATTACCTGCACTTAGTTGAAGAAAACGTTGGCGAAACGCCCCGGCTGTATGGTAACGCGCCCAACCTCGGCTGGCGCATGATTGGGCCGGAAGGACGCAAACTGCTCGAAGAAAAATACCGGCAGGCGTTTCGGGGTGTCCCGCAGAGTTTTGAACTCCGCATCGACGGCGAACGGCGCGACAACACCGAAGTATGGCTCGATTTTCAGCTAAACCCAATCCTGCTGTCGGGCGGCATCATCGAAGAAGTGTCGGGTATTGCCCGCGACATCACCATCCGCAAACGCGCCGAAATTGCTACCCGTCAAAGTGAAGAAAAATTCCGGGGTATTTTTGAAAACCTCCAGGATATCTACGCCCGCGTTGACCGCACAGGCCGCGTGACCATGATCAGCCCGTCGGTGTTCAAGCGTATGGGCTACACGCCCGATGAGGTGCTGGGGCAGGACGTGATGCAGTATTTTGTGGATAAGAGCGTGATTCGTAAGGCGATGCTCAAGCTCGTTCGGAACCACAGCCTGCGCAATTTTGAAGTTAGCATGCGCCGGAAAGACGGCTCCGAACGGCAGTTTATGTTCAATATGCTGCTCCTGCAGGACGAACACGGCCATTATTCGGTGGTGGCCGTGCTGGCCCGCGATATTACCGAACTGAAACGGCAGTCGGCAGAACTGGTAAAGGCAAAAGAAGAAGCCGAACGCTCGCTGAAGGTGAAAGAGCGGTTTCTGGCCAATATGAGCCATGAAATCCGCACGCCCATGAACGGCGTAATTGGTATGATCGACCTGCTGACCGACACGCAATTGGACGATGAGCAGCGCGGCTATGTAAAAACCATCAAACGGTCGTCGGAGACGCTGCTCAACATCCTGAATGACATTCTCGATTTGTCGAAAATTGAAGCGGGCAAAATGGCGTTACATGAGTCGCCGGTGGCGTTTGCCGAGATTTTCGAGAAACTCATTGCACTTTTCGGGCAACAGGCCAATTCCAAAAACAACCGCCTGACCTACCACCTCGGTCCCGACTTGCCGACGTTCGTAATTGCCGACCAAACCCGGCTGCTCCAGATTCTATCGAACCTGACCTCCAACGCCATCAAGTTTACCGAAAACGGTACGGTGCGGGTCGAAGCGTCGCTGATCAGCAAGCGCGGCAAGTTCAACCGCATCCGCGTGTCGGTTATTGATTCAGGCATTGGTATTTCGCCCGAAAATATTAACCTGCTGTTCAACTCATTCAGTCAGGTCGATGAATCGTCGCGGAAATCGTTTGGTGGTACGGGGCTGGGCTTAGCTATTTCCAAAGAACTGGCGCACCTGATGAAGGGCGAAGTGGGCGTTGAGTCGGAAGTAGGTAAGGGCAGTACGTTCTGGTTCACAATCGAACTAAAAGAAACGGCAATCAGCCCAACCCAGCAACACACCGAAGTGGCCGAAATCTCGCTCGCCAATTTCTTCAGTACGTACCACCCGCAGGTGCTGCTGGTCGACGACAACGCCGTGAACCGTAAAGTTGCCAGCGAGATTCTGCGTAAAGCGGGCTGCGTTGTGACTACCGCCGACAGTGGCCCCAATGCCATTGCGTGCTTCGCGCAGGGCACACCCTTCGACGTTATCTTTATGGACATTCAGATGCCCGATATGGACGGCGTGGAAACAACCCGCCACCTGCGCGAACAGTTTGGAAGTCAACTACCCGTTATTGTTGCCATGACAGCCTACTCAATGCGCGAAGACCGTGAACGGTTTATTAGTCAGGGACTTGACGATTACATTGCCAAGCCAATTCGCGCCCAGAGTCTGATTGCGAAAGTGAAGGAAATTGTGGACGTGAAGCTAAAGGCAGCGGGCGAAGGGCAGCAACAGACCCCGCCTAAGGCTACTCTTCAAACAGATTCATTGCTGCCGATTATTGACGAAAGTATTGTGCAGCAACTACGTGAGATTGGCGGGCAGGAATTGGTCGACAGCATCATGGAGGAGTTCGTAACCGAGGCTACCGACCTGGTGAAAGGAGCGGTTGATGCTTACGCGCTGGGCGATATTCCGACTGTGAAAAGCCACCTCCACACGCTCAAAGGCAGTGCAGGCACCATTGGTGTCGCCCGTGTTGCCGACATTGCCCGCGCGGCAGAAGGCAAACTAAAAGTCAACGATACCAGTGGCTTAGCCGACGCCTTGCAGGCATTGGAAAATGCGTTTGACGAATTTCTGAAGGCGCAGGACTGA
- a CDS encoding response regulator — MSASKRVLIAEDSSVIQNLARKILEFQNYDITAVKNGEQVLQILEKEDFSILLLDINMPVMDGMECVRRVRALPDAEKAGVPIVAITGNAKNYTEEEFKTAGFNDVLVKPLNFDRLVEVVNQLTDK, encoded by the coding sequence ATGTCAGCTTCAAAACGCGTTTTGATTGCAGAAGATAGTTCCGTCATTCAGAACCTCGCCCGTAAAATTCTTGAGTTTCAGAATTACGATATTACGGCAGTCAAGAATGGCGAACAGGTGTTGCAAATTCTTGAAAAAGAAGACTTTAGTATTCTTTTATTAGATATTAACATGCCCGTTATGGACGGTATGGAGTGCGTTCGTCGGGTGCGGGCATTGCCTGATGCCGAGAAAGCGGGCGTGCCTATCGTGGCTATTACCGGTAACGCCAAGAACTATACGGAAGAAGAATTCAAAACAGCCGGCTTCAACGACGTGCTGGTGAAACCCCTGAATTTCGACCGCTTAGTTGAAGTCGTAAATCAGTTGACGGATAAGTGA
- a CDS encoding MBL fold metallo-hydrolase, which translates to MIITLLGTGTSSGVPLIGCDCDVCRSVDYRDKRLRTSAHIAVGGRSFVVDTGPDFRQQVLRLNLRQLDAVLYTHEHKDHTAGMDEVRAYNFRQRQDIPVYGRPSVLTQLQREFAYVFTEHKYPGTPHIRLNEINNEPFDVLGVRIVPIEVMHHQLPVYGFRIGDFTYLTDLNYIAEPELEKVYGTKILILDALQRQPHISHFTFDQAVALAERIGAHRTYFTHISHKLGLHRDVERELPPHIRLGYDGLQIRL; encoded by the coding sequence ATGATTATTACCCTGCTCGGAACCGGAACATCGTCGGGGGTGCCGCTGATTGGCTGCGATTGTGATGTATGCCGATCCGTTGATTACCGCGATAAACGCCTGCGTACCTCGGCTCACATTGCCGTTGGCGGGCGTAGTTTCGTGGTCGATACCGGCCCTGATTTCCGGCAGCAGGTATTACGGCTGAACCTACGGCAGCTCGACGCGGTGCTGTATACGCACGAACACAAAGACCATACGGCAGGTATGGATGAGGTGCGGGCGTATAACTTCCGGCAGCGACAGGATATTCCCGTATATGGTCGCCCGTCGGTGCTGACACAACTTCAGCGCGAATTTGCTTACGTTTTTACGGAGCATAAATATCCCGGAACCCCGCATATTCGACTCAACGAGATTAACAACGAGCCGTTCGATGTGCTGGGTGTGCGTATTGTGCCTATTGAGGTTATGCACCACCAACTGCCCGTATACGGTTTCCGCATCGGCGATTTTACCTACCTGACCGATTTGAATTATATTGCCGAGCCGGAACTCGAAAAGGTTTACGGGACGAAAATTCTCATTCTCGACGCCCTCCAGCGGCAACCGCATATATCGCATTTCACGTTCGATCAGGCAGTTGCACTCGCCGAACGCATTGGTGCTCATCGCACTTACTTCACACATATTAGCCATAAACTCGGCCTCCACCGCGATGTTGAGCGCGAATTGCCACCTCACATCCGGCTCGGCTACGATGGGCTGCAAATCAGGCTCTAA
- a CDS encoding oxygenase MpaB family protein encodes MPTLIKPTRTFTDKLLDHYRQQGDPPADAVITAVAEQTGREGVGALMRWLGDTGNFSTDEQPEPIQRFFIEHAHLPEWADQTRMQRGMAFFQKHTALIGLTLGTYSLPYTYLGANGVRLLWLTERIKNDTARRLQETGEWVFAVNNPKNFPLAPPSPPTPLPKRERGAMLPDGSPLSRFGRGAGGEGDGIERTLKIRLIHAASRWFGLQSGRWNMAWGMPVNQEDMAGTNLAFSYIVLKGLRKMGVTTSEQNEEDYLHHINVVGSLNGLAEELMPHNLREAYHLDRQIARRQFRASEAGTGLTRSLLNAIADVAGKQTGQPETTRNLAAAQMRFFLGDDHANALGIPAVPVEKRLAGVVSRLPIFPK; translated from the coding sequence ATGCCAACGCTCATAAAACCAACCCGCACCTTTACCGACAAACTCCTCGACCACTACCGGCAACAGGGCGATCCCCCTGCCGACGCGGTAATTACAGCCGTAGCTGAACAGACCGGACGTGAGGGCGTTGGCGCGTTGATGCGGTGGTTAGGCGACACTGGTAATTTTAGTACGGATGAGCAGCCGGAGCCAATCCAGCGTTTTTTTATTGAACATGCACACTTGCCGGAGTGGGCCGACCAGACGCGGATGCAGCGCGGCATGGCGTTTTTTCAGAAACATACCGCACTGATTGGGCTGACGTTAGGCACTTATTCGCTGCCGTACACGTACCTCGGTGCCAACGGCGTGCGACTGCTTTGGCTGACCGAACGCATTAAAAATGATACCGCCCGCCGATTGCAGGAGACCGGCGAGTGGGTATTTGCCGTCAATAATCCGAAGAATTTTCCCTTAGCCCCTCCCTCACCCCCGACCCCTCTCCCAAAACGGGAGAGGGGAGCAATGCTCCCGGATGGCTCTCCCCTCTCCCGTTTTGGGAGAGGGGCCGGGGGTGAGGGTGACGGTATTGAGCGCACGCTCAAAATCCGGCTCATTCATGCGGCTTCGCGTTGGTTTGGCCTTCAGTCGGGTCGCTGGAACATGGCGTGGGGGATGCCCGTGAATCAGGAAGATATGGCCGGTACAAATCTGGCGTTCAGCTATATTGTGCTGAAAGGATTGCGAAAGATGGGCGTAACAACCTCCGAACAGAACGAAGAAGATTATCTCCACCATATCAACGTTGTCGGTTCGTTGAACGGGTTGGCCGAAGAATTGATGCCACATAATTTGCGCGAAGCCTATCACCTTGATCGCCAGATTGCCCGGCGGCAGTTTCGAGCGTCGGAAGCCGGTACGGGCCTGACACGGTCGTTGCTCAACGCTATTGCCGACGTAGCCGGAAAACAAACCGGACAACCCGAAACAACCCGGAACCTCGCAGCCGCTCAGATGCGTTTCTTCCTCGGCGACGATCACGCCAACGCGCTTGGTATTCCTGCCGTACCGGTCGAAAAACGGCTGGCCGGGGTGGTGAGTCGGCTGCCTATTTTTCCAAAATGA
- the mnmE gene encoding tRNA uridine-5-carboxymethylaminomethyl(34) synthesis GTPase MnmE codes for MIQYEPIAALATAPGIGAIAVIRVSGEGAISITNRLFRGKDLTQQPSHTAHFGTLRTASDTLIDEVLVTVFRAPKSFTKEDVVEISCHGSEFIIQQILRRLTDEGVRLARPGEFTQRAFLNGQFDLVQAEAVADLIAADSDASHRAALTQLRGGFSKQLNVLRQQLIDFVALVELELDFGEEDVEFAHREQLRQLMLDIRRALHPLIDSFSAGNVIKNGVATVIVGKPNAGKSTLLNALLNEEKAIVSDIPGTTRDVIEDELFIDGIRFRLIDTAGLRQATDQIEAIGVERTRQQMEKAALVVYLFDGAAILPDELQQAVDEISASGKPYLLVGNKSDLIDAQRQQQLNVVVNEAILWISAKNQRIDDLKLALSARVRTDAAVQTGSAVVTNARHYEHLTATDDAIARALAGLDAGTTPDWLAMDLRVALQHLGELTGTIITDDILDSIFSKFCIGK; via the coding sequence ATGATTCAATACGAACCTATTGCCGCGCTTGCCACGGCCCCTGGCATTGGGGCCATTGCCGTTATCCGGGTGTCGGGTGAGGGAGCCATTTCTATTACCAATCGGCTGTTTCGCGGAAAAGACCTTACACAGCAACCCAGCCATACGGCCCATTTCGGTACGCTCCGTACTGCCAGCGATACCCTGATTGACGAGGTGCTGGTGACTGTGTTTCGGGCACCAAAATCGTTTACGAAAGAAGATGTGGTCGAAATATCGTGCCACGGATCAGAATTTATTATTCAGCAGATTTTGCGTCGGCTGACCGACGAGGGCGTTCGGCTGGCCCGGCCCGGCGAGTTTACGCAGCGGGCGTTTCTGAACGGGCAGTTCGATCTGGTGCAGGCCGAAGCCGTGGCCGACCTGATTGCCGCCGACTCCGACGCCAGTCACCGGGCTGCCCTCACCCAACTGCGCGGAGGTTTTTCCAAACAACTGAACGTGCTTCGCCAGCAACTGATTGATTTTGTAGCTTTGGTTGAACTCGAACTCGATTTTGGCGAAGAAGACGTAGAGTTTGCCCACCGCGAGCAACTCCGGCAGCTTATGCTCGACATCCGGCGGGCACTGCACCCGCTTATCGACTCGTTTTCAGCCGGTAACGTTATCAAAAACGGTGTGGCAACGGTCATCGTCGGTAAACCCAACGCGGGTAAATCGACCCTGCTCAATGCCCTGCTGAACGAAGAAAAAGCTATTGTTTCCGACATTCCCGGCACCACCCGCGACGTGATAGAAGACGAGCTGTTTATCGACGGTATCCGGTTCCGGCTCATCGACACCGCCGGGCTGCGGCAGGCTACCGACCAAATCGAAGCGATTGGCGTAGAGCGCACCCGGCAGCAGATGGAAAAGGCCGCCTTAGTTGTTTATCTGTTCGACGGCGCAGCCATTTTGCCCGATGAACTGCAACAGGCGGTCGATGAAATCAGTGCGTCGGGCAAACCCTATCTGCTGGTTGGCAACAAATCTGATCTGATCGATGCCCAAAGGCAGCAACAACTAAACGTTGTTGTCAACGAAGCTATTCTCTGGATTTCGGCTAAAAATCAGCGCATCGACGATCTGAAGCTGGCTCTTTCGGCCCGTGTTCGGACCGATGCGGCTGTACAAACGGGCAGTGCCGTTGTTACCAACGCCCGACACTACGAACACCTGACCGCTACCGACGATGCAATAGCCCGTGCTCTTGCTGGCTTAGACGCCGGTACTACGCCCGACTGGCTGGCAATGGACCTGCGCGTGGCCTTGCAGCACCTCGGCGAGTTGACCGGAACCATCATTACGGATGATATATTAGATTCGATTTTTAGCAAGTTCTGTATTGGAAAATGA
- a CDS encoding GNAT family N-acetyltransferase encodes MKGSQLDVCLSRGYFRTQQEVFTCRFLYHDNRFCPVHWLRIVVPNIDFGPKQRRLFRINEAFSATIRPFALTDELETLYATYRQSIDFDASDSVASCLLNGSGQNRFDTQVIELRDNGKLIAAGIFDNGLHTIAGIMNFYDPAYRRHSPGKYLMLLKMSHAWQQQKLYYYPGYIVSQHPKFDYKLFACEAATEVYDDSRSRWYPFSWPVVNALSEEMLREV; translated from the coding sequence ATGAAGGGGAGCCAGTTGGACGTATGCCTGAGCCGGGGGTATTTTCGGACGCAGCAGGAGGTATTTACATGCCGGTTTCTGTACCACGACAACCGTTTTTGCCCGGTTCACTGGCTCCGCATTGTTGTGCCCAATATTGATTTCGGACCCAAACAACGTCGGCTGTTCCGCATCAACGAAGCTTTTTCAGCCACCATCCGACCGTTTGCGCTGACCGACGAATTAGAAACGCTTTATGCAACCTACCGGCAGTCGATTGATTTTGATGCGTCGGATTCGGTTGCATCCTGTCTGCTCAATGGGAGCGGGCAGAACCGATTTGATACCCAGGTTATCGAACTGCGCGACAACGGTAAGCTAATTGCGGCTGGTATTTTCGATAACGGTCTGCACACCATTGCCGGCATCATGAATTTCTATGATCCGGCCTATCGCAGGCATAGTCCTGGCAAATATTTGATGCTGCTGAAAATGAGCCATGCCTGGCAACAGCAGAAACTTTACTATTACCCCGGCTATATCGTTAGTCAGCACCCCAAATTCGATTATAAACTATTCGCCTGCGAAGCGGCAACCGAAGTGTACGACGACAGCCGGAGCCGCTGGTATCCGTTCTCCTGGCCCGTTGTCAACGCATTGTCTGAAGAAATGCTGAGAGAGGTGTGA